One region of Palaemon carinicauda isolate YSFRI2023 chromosome 40, ASM3689809v2, whole genome shotgun sequence genomic DNA includes:
- the LOC137632043 gene encoding histone-lysine N-methyltransferase PRDM16-like: protein MSFSQPSDLSLVHVAARVVPAKPTRPATSYEESTVLPRHSSQPEPQNSPKMAASCPDLRQSEEPSSEEPRTASVLPFDLSRSYRQQTMISATRPLDPAESEQPLDLRVEFKKRRTVEDENMNIVTSPNQMSPSKTPVLRSSLHQERSPSQPLPSPSSSSARSESPSSSERVTRRPSDCPLNFSFPDPSSVSHKAPVPLLYPRPLAPASFIYARVSKEMQYPSLISRPSPTNPQYPLLHLPGNPYSYPFMRACQALTGPPRYTALYEALSDHRLSEAATTTGSMSHHSKPRERYCCKFCGKVFPRSANLTRHLRTHTGEQPYKCKFCERSFSISSNLQRHVRNIHNKEKPYKCSLCDRAFGQQTNLDRHLKKHENDGPTILDGAPRRLLLPKPQERWRSSLPPPLTPIRPSLVSAADFSPLAAAFTASSFSSLQYNRTVSPDTSAALDKQEEEEAEEEEEDIDVENEDEEEIEEDGDDTRQVSCEVTITPAPLPAEKKSPANSSENILEV from the coding sequence ATGTCATTTTCGCAGCCTTCAGACCTGTCGCTGGTGCACGTGGCAGCACGCGTCGTGCCTGCCAAACCTACAAGACCAGCAACGTCTTACGAAGAATCTACGGTTCTACCTCGACACTCATCGCAACCTGAACCTCAAAATTCTCCCAAGATGGCAGCCTCTTGCCCTGATCTTCGTCAGAGTGAAGAGCCTTCTTCTGAAGAGCCAAGAACAGCCTCTGTTCTCCCTTTTGATCTTTCTAGATCTTACAGACAGCAAACCATGATATCTGCGACGCGACCTCTTGACCCAGCAGAATCCGAACAGCCACTAGATCTGAGAGTAGAATTTAAAAAGCGTCGCACAGTGGAGGATGAGAATATGAACATCGTGACGAGCCCAAATCAAATGTCCCCAAGTAAGACACCTGTTCTTCGGAGTTCTCTTCATCAGGAGAGGTCACCATCGCAGCCGCTCCCATCGCCCTCATCATCTTCAGCTCGTTCTGAATCCCCCTCTTCATCAGAGAGGGTCACGCGAAGACCTTCCGATTGTCCCCTTAACTTCTCTTTCCCCGATCCCTCAAGTGTTTCTCACAAGGCACCTGTGCCACTATTATACCCGAGACCTCTGGCACCAGCTTCATTCATCTATGCTCGGGTGAGTAAGGAAATGCAGTACCCCTCATTGATATCAAGACCGAGCCCAACGAATCCACAATATCCACTTTTACATTTACCTGGGAACCCATACTCATATCCATTTATGAGAGCGTGCCAAGCTCTTACCGGCCCTCCAAGATATACAGCATTGTACGAGGCTCTGAGCGACCATCGCCTATCAGAAGCTGCTACTACCACAGGTTCTATGAGCCATCATTCAAAACCTAGAGAAAGATATTGTTGTAAATTTTGCGGAAAAGTATTTCCTCGGTCAGCCAATTTGACTCGACACCTACGAACTCACACGGGGGAACAACCGTACAAGTGCAAATTCTGCGAGAGATCCTTCAGTATATCTTCTAACCTTCAACGTCATGTGCGCAATATTCATAATAAAGAAAAGCCTTACAAATGCAGTTTGTGTGATAGGGCTTTCGGCCAACAAACTAACCTTGACCGTCATTTAAAGAAACATGAAAATGACGGACCGACAATATTAGACGGGGCTCCTAGGCGGTTACTACTACCGAAACCTCAGGAGAGGTGGAGGAGTTCCCTACCTCCGCCCTTAACTCCTATTAGACCTTCCTTAGTTTCGGCTGCAGACTTTAGCCCTCTCGCTGCAGCTTTTACTGCCTCTTCATTTTCTTCATTACAATATAACCGCACAGTTTCCCCTGACACATCTGCTGCCTTGGATAAGCAGGAGGAAGAAGAGgccgaagaggaagaagaagacatTGACGTTGAAAACGAAGatgaagaagaaattgaagaagatgGGGATGACACGAGGCAAGTCTCATGTGAAGTGACAATAACTCCTGCTCCTTTACCTGCTGAAAAAAAATCTCCTGCCAATAGTTCAGAAAATATTCTTGAGGTATAG